Part of the Chitinophagaceae bacterium genome, GTTATGAATTTGGAGCATCTTTAGTAGCCACTTTTGATGCAGATATTTTTGAAAATGTTAACCTACGTTCCAGGCTGGAGCTTTTTAATAATTACACCAATCCGGTGGTTGAAAACAGAGGAAACATAGATGTTAACTGGGAGTCTCGCCTGAATATGAAGATTAATAGTTTCCTGACGGCTTCCATTTTGGCGCACCTTTTATATGATCACGATATAGATGTACCAAAAGTGGATGATGATGGAAATGACTATATGGGAAAAGGTTTACAGTTTAAACAATCCTTAGGAATTGGCTTGTCATTCAGCTTTTAGAAAAATTAATTTAATAACAGACTTTTTCTGTTAATTGCGTTGGTCTGCACCCCACATAAGTTTATTTCGAATTGTATTAAAGAAGCTTTTTTCTTTCAATCGGAATAAGTTTATTGCAAAATCTGCTTTACGAATTGTTAATTCAATATCTGTTTCAGCCGTTTTGTATCTGGAGTCAAGGGTGCACAAGAATCTTCCGCCACGACTTTCAATCTTCAAGCTGATGGTACTGTCATTTGGCACTATCATGGGCCTGACCGTCAGGTTGTGAGGTGCTACGGGGGTAATTACAAATGTTTTTGATGAAGGATAAATTACCGGGCCGCCACAACTCAGGCTATAGGCTGTAGAGCCGGTTGGAGTTGCAATTATCAAACCATCTGACCAATAAGAATTTAAAAGTTCCCCATCTATATAGGTATGTATAGTTATCATTGAAGAGGTATCCGTTTTATGAACGGTACATTCATTGAGCCCAAAATTTAAATTTCCAAAAATTGGTTTACTGCTGTCTAAATGCAGTAATTCTCTTTTATCAATATTAAATGATTGATTTATTATGCTTTGTACGACGAGGCTTGTTTCTTCTTTGCTGACGCTGGACAAGAATCCCAATCTACCTGTGTTTATGCCAATTATTGGAATCCCTGAATCCCGAATTATAGTAGTTGTATCCAGAAGGGTGCCGTCACCGCCAATGCTTATCAAATAGTTAATCTTTTTTGATATCACATCATTATTATCATTGAAAGTGCCATGAGAAAGCTTTTCAGGCAAATGGGCACTAATTTTTTGAGAAATCTTTTTGTGCAGAAATACTTCAATATTGTTCTGACTTAATTGATGTATCAGATCCAAAAAAGTATTTTCATTCTCTTTAGTAATGTTTCTTCCGTAAATAGCTATTCTGAGCATTATAAATCAGTTAAAAAATGTAAATATAATCCATTTTCTCCAAGGTGATTGACAGCATATTCCACTCTCCAAACAAAATCATAGGCTGTAACGATGTCCAGTCCTAAGCCGGCGCTCCACAATGGTTTATTAATCAAAAAATCACCGGTGTAAAAGTAATCATCATAAACATATCCGGCATCAAAAAAAGCTTTAAGATATACATTAACCGGTAATCTTTGTAGTTTGTCTAAGCCGGGAATCCAGCCATCATTTAGGTTGTAGTTGAAAATATTTTTTTTAAAATTAAACTTAAAAACCCCGTGGTGTCGGCCATCTATGACATAAAATTCATAGCCTCTTACCAAATCTTTTAAGAAACCGAGTGAACTTTGATTCAGATACGGTTGCTCTCTCGGGAGCGAAAATTTTGTTCTCAGTTGAGTTGAAATATAGAAACCGCTACCCAGATTTAAAAACTGACTGTAAACACCAAAAAGTTCAGTCATAAAGGTTTCAGACATTAATCCTAAACCGGATTGTTTTAGCCGGACTTCCCACATGCTGCCTTCTGTTGCGTAAATTTTTCTGTCCCGTTTGTCATTTCGATAATATAGGGATGCGCTCAGAAATCTTTGACGATTCTTTCCGGTTTCTAAAAAATTGTCATTTAGCTTAACAATAGTATCCGTCACCTGATTATCATTATAGCTGATTCCGGCACCAAATTCACTTATGTGGGCCGCTCTGTACGTTAGAAACAAATCTGTTTGAATAAAATTTATTGCATATTCCGGCAGTCTGTGAAAGATCTGCTTATGATTTTCCGCGGAAGTAAAAACCTCCCGGT contains:
- a CDS encoding NAD kinase yields the protein MLRIAIYGRNITKENENTFLDLIHQLSQNNIEVFLHKKISQKISAHLPEKLSHGTFNDNNDVISKKINYLISIGGDGTLLDTTTIIRDSGIPIIGINTGRLGFLSSVSKEETSLVVQSIINQSFNIDKRELLHLDSSKPIFGNLNFGLNECTVHKTDTSSMITIHTYIDGELLNSYWSDGLIIATPTGSTAYSLSCGGPVIYPSSKTFVITPVAPHNLTVRPMIVPNDSTISLKIESRGGRFLCTLDSRYKTAETDIELTIRKADFAINLFRLKEKSFFNTIRNKLMWGADQRN